From the genome of Pseudomonas sihuiensis:
CAGGTTGATCAACGGCCGCTCCTGGGCCCAGCGCAGCTCCCAGTTGCGGTCGTCGTAGGTCAACACGGTGCCGGTGCGCAGGCGCTTCTTCAACTCGTCGCCCTCTTCGCCGGTAACCAGTTTGGCGGCTTCCTGCAGCGCCTGCTGCACCTCGGCCAGCGCCGGCAGCGGGATATGCGGCGGCAGCACGCGGTCGAGAATGCCGTCGCGGCGCATATAGGCGTGGGCCAGCACGTAGTCACCGATGGTCTGCGACTGACGCAGGCCGCCGCAGTGGCCGATCATCAGCCAGCAGTGCGGACGCAGCACGGCCAGGTGGTCGGTGATGTTCTTGGCGTTGGATGGGCCAACGCCGATATTGACCAGGGTGATACCATGGCCGTCCTCGGCCTGCAGGTGGTAGGCCGGCATCTGGTAGCGGTGCCAGACCACGTTCTCGATGATCGCCTGCATCTCGCCTTCGGCCATGCCGCGCTCGATCACCACGTTGCCCGGCAGCACCATGCGGGTGAAACGCGAGTCGCCCACCAGCATGTCCAGGCCGTGGCGGATGAACTGGTCGACGTAACGGTGGTAGTTGGTCAGCAGGATCCACGGCTGCACGTGGCGCCAGTCGCTGCCGGTGTAGTGCTGGATGCGCTTGAGCGAGAAATCGGTGCGCGCCGCGTCGAACAGTGCCAGCGGCAGCGGGTCGATGTTCTCCCAGTCGTACAGACCATCGGCGGTGCCGTCGGTAGCAGCAGACAGGTCGGTGCTGGGGAATACCCGCGCCAGCTCGGCGGCGGTCACGCCACTGCCGGCCAGCTCATCGCCGCCCTCGACCACGTAGGGATAGGGAATGTTCTGCTGGCTGCGGCCGACCTCGACGCGCAGGGTGAAGTCGTTCATCAGCGGGCGCAGCTGCTCCAGCAGGTATTTGCGGAAGGCCGCTGGCTGGGTCACGGTGATGGCATAGGTGCCTGGCACCTGTACCTTGGCGTAGGCGCGCACGGTGGTCGGCACCTCGCCCTGGCACAGGTAGGTCAGGCGCAGCTCGGGGTAACGGAACAGGCAGTGCTCGCTGGCATCCGGGCGGATGCGCTCCTTGAGGTAGCGTTTGAGCGCCTGGCTCAACGCACCGGTGGCTTCCTGATGCAGGGCGGCGAGGCGGTCGACGGCCTCTTCGGGGGTGTAGGCAATGATGAAATCATCTGAGCAGGCTTTCACAGTGCATCTTCCTGACTGAACGTACGCGCCTATCTTGCCTGCATACGTTGACGAAAACATAGCGCGATCCCCCGCCTATCGCTGCCAACGGCTAGGCTTGGATCAATTCGTCAGAGGTCACCATCATGCCTCGTGCAATCGTTCTGCTGCTGGCCATGGCCTCATGCTCAAGCGCTCAAGCCGGTGAACTCGATGGCCACTACCGAACCACGCTCGACGGCCAGCCGAGCGAGCTGATCCTGCGCCAGAACGACGCCGTGGTGGAAGGCGAGTACGTCGAGAGCCAGCACCTGCGCCTGGTCGTCAAAGGTCGCTACGACGGCAAGCTGCTGCGCGCCGAGATCAGCGACCCGCAATCGGGCCTGCTACTGGCGAACATGAACGCGACCTACGCCAACGCGATGCTCAACGCCAGTATCGCTGCGCGTAACCCAAGAAACGGGGAAGTATTGGAACGCCAGGCGCTATTTCAGCGCGAGGCGGCGATTGCGACGCCACCTACGTCAGGCACGCTGGACCCGACACTGGTCGGCACCTGGGTACACGAGAAGATCATCAACAGCGGCGCTGCCAGCCTCGCCTCGTTCAACACCCTGATGACCCTGCAGTTGAATGCCGACGGCAGCGTCACCCAGTGGAGCCGCGCGGTCGGCGGCGGAGGCGACTGGAGCTACGACAGCCCAGGCGAGGTGCAGTACAGCGGCCACTGGCGCAGCCAGGGCGGCATGCTGATGGTGCGCCTGGCTGGCGCCGCCGACTATCAACCCGCCGCCTACTACCGCTTCAGCGACCAGTACCTGGTCACCGAGAGCAATACCGGCAAGATGATCTGGCAACGCCGCCGCTGAGCGACCGGTTCAGGCCGGCTGATGCAGGCGCACGTTGAACAGCGGCCCCTGGCTGAAACGCGACAGCGCCTTGGCAGCGGCCAGCACGCCCAGGTCGATCAGCGGCTCGACCAGGATCACGCTCATGTAGGCCAGGCCGAAGCTGCCCACTGCTGCCAGGTTTTCGCTGGAGAAGCCGTGACCATAGAAGGCCCAGAACCCGACCCATGCGACGATGCCGCCCTGATAAGCGGTCGAAAGCGCCAGCGCCTGCTTGTAGGAAAGATCGACGTACGCGGTCCCCGGCGCGACGATGCGCTTGGCCAGCAGGCTGATACCCCACAGCGGGATCAACAGCGTGGTGACGTTCATGCCGTACTGCGGCAGGTCGAACTGGGCGAACAGCAGCCCCTGCAACAACAGCCCCGCGGCCAGGCCAATGGCAGCAGCACCGGCGCCGAACAGCAGGAGCAGGGTCGAGCCGAGGATCAGATGCACCTCGGAAACGCCCACCGCATGATGCGGGAACACTTCGAAGAAGCAGAATACCAGGGCGGTGGTCAGCAGGCTGCGTAGCGCCAGGGCGGCGACACCGCCGTTGTTGCGTACGCTGTCCAGGGCGAGTTTGGCGGTCAGGCCGAAAGCGGTGACGACCGTTGCGTAGCTGAGCAGGATCTTGGCGCCTTCGACGACACCGGGTTCGATATGCATGCGAGTTCCTTTGCCGCGCCCACCGCGCGACGATTCGGATAAGGGGGGTGGGCGAAACGCCCGTTGTCGATGGCAGGTCTCCTGGCTCACGGCTTGGCACTTCGCCCGCCTTCCCGACCGAAGTCAGTGGCATGAGGGCATCGTTCGCCGCTTACAGTTGCGGGGGCAGCCAGGGCATTGGCGAGATTCGCCGCACCCTGTTCCCTTTTCATCCGCGTCACAGACGTGCACGCAGAACCATCGGCGGCAAGATTACTCGCCTGCCCGGCTAAAAAACAGCGTGCCGGGCGGCCCTCGCTCAGACCAGGTGCGGCGTGCTACGCGCCAGCAGCGCCTCGACGTCGACGCCGCGCGGCAGGGTGCCGTAGACGCGGCCGCGGCCTTCCAGGCGACTGGCGATAAAGGCGTCGGACACCGTGGCGTTGCCGGCCTCCAGCAGCAGCTTGGCCTGCAGTGCCACGGCCATGTCTTCGGTGAGCTGGCGGGCGCGGTACTGGATATCGGCTGTATCAGCGAAATCTGCCTTCAGGCGCTGGATATGCGCCTTCAGGCGGGCATCGCCGTGGCCATCGCCCAGCTCGGCGAACAGCGCATCGAGTACGCCGGGCTCCTTGGACAGCGCGCGCAGCACGTCCAGACATTGCACGTTGCCCGAGCCTTCCCAGATCGAGTTGACCGGTGCTTCGCGGTACAGGCGCGGCATGATGGTTTCCTCGACATAGCCCGCACCGCCCATGCATTCGCTGGCCTCGTAGATCATTTCCGGCGCGCGCTTGCAGATCCAGTACTTGCCCACGGCAGTGACCAGACGAGCGAACTTGTCTTCCTGCGCGTCATGCGCGTGATCCAGCGCGCGGCCCATGCGCATGCACAGGGCCAGCGCGGCTTCGCTCTCCAGCGCCAGGTCGGCCAGCACGTTCTGCATCAGCGGCTGGTCGGCGAGCAGCTTGCCACCCACCTGGCGATGCGCGCAGTGGTGCGCAGCCTGGGTCAGCGCCTGGCGCATCAGGCTGCTGGAACCGACCATGCAATCGAAGCGGGTCATGGCCACCATTTCGATGATGGTCGGCACGCCGCGCCCTTCCTCGCCGAGCATCCAGGCGAAAGCGCCACGGTACTCCACCTCGCTGGAGGCGTTGGCCCAGTTGCCCAGCTTGTTCTTCAGGCGCTGGATGTAGAACGCGTTGCGCGTGCCGTCCGGGCGGTGACGCGGCAGCAGGAAGCACGACAGGCCCTTGTCGGTGTAGGCCAGGGTGAGGAAGGCGTCGCACATCGGCGCCGAGCAGAACCACTTGTGGCCCACCAGCTCATAGCCCTGCCCCGGCCCGCCGAGGCCGATGGGATAAGCGCGGGTGGTGTTGGCACGCACGTCGGTGCCGCCCTGCTTCTCGGTCATGGCCATACCGATGGTCACGCCCGTCTTCTGCTCCATCGGCAGGTTGCGTGGGTCGTACTCGGTGGCGAGGATCTTCGGCAGCCACTGCTCGGCCACGTTGGGCTGCAGGCGGATGGCCGGCACGGCAGCGAAGGTCATGGTCAACGGGCAACCGCTGGCCGCTTCGGCCTGGCTGTGCATATAGGTCAGGCCGGCACGGGCGACATGGGCGCCGGCGCGCGGATCGGTCCAGGGCAGCGACGGCAGGCCATGCTCGACCGCCGTGCGCATCAGCTCGTGGTAGGCCGGGTGAAACTCGACCAGGTCGATGCGATTGCCGTAGCGATCATGACTCTTGAACACCGGTTTGTTCTCGTTGGCAAGAAAGCCGGCCTGCATCAGGGCGCCGCCGGCCAGCGCACCATAGGCGCTCAAACGCTCGTGGGCCCAGGCGCCATCGTAGCGGCGAATCCACTCCTGCAGCGGCAGGTCGAGGCGATAGAGATTGGCACCATCGAGGCTCGGTACCTGGTTGAACACCTCGTGGGTTTCGGCATGCAGGCTGGGTTTCATCGCATGGGCTCCTTGGCGCCGACGGCGCGCAGACAGAAGGTGGCAAGACTGGCGCTGACCTGAGCCAGCTCCAGGGTGGGTTGGCCTGCTTCACGAGCGGCGCGAGCAGGTGGCGACAGAGGGCCGACCAGCGCTTCGGCAATGGCGCCGACCAGGCAGGCCGCCATCAGGCCAATCTGCTCGACGCGAAACTCACCGGCGCCGGCACCCTCCTCCAGCAGATCGATGAACAGTTCGGCGTAGGCTTCGCGATAGAGCAGGCGCTGCTCGTCGACTTCCGGGTCGACCGGTTCGGCGATCAGTGCGAAGGCCAGGCGGCGGCTATGCCAGGCGCGGGCAGCGAACTGTTCCAGGCCGATGCGCAGGCGCTCACTGGCGCTGCCCGGCCCACGCAAGGCTGCGGCCAGAGCATCTACCTCACGCTGGCTGGCGCTGGCGAATACCTCGGCGGCCAGTTCACCCTTGCTGCGAAAGTGGCGGTACAGACTACCGGTGGCGATGCCAACATCGTCGGCCAACGCCTGCATGGTCAGGGCGGCGAAACCGCCCTCGGCTACTCGCAGCAAGGCGCAGTCGAGAATACGCGCGCGCAACGCTTGGTCGCGATCGAGTCGAGCTTCGGTGGTGCGATAAGCCATGGTCTGAATCCTGATTCACCTGCATGCAGTGAATCAGGATTCAGACCATGGCTAAAGGGACGATCCGGCCAAATCTGCCGCCGAATCGGGAAAGAGGTTGCTCGTGCAAAGCTGCACTTGTAGGAGCCAGCTTGCTGGCGATCATCGATCTGACAGTCGCCAAGCATCACCGGCAAGCCGGCTCCTACAGGGCCCAGCGGCTTCATCACGCCCTGCGAAAGAGTCAGACCGGCGCGGCGCCACCGGAAACCGTTGCCGGGCGGCACAGCACCCAGTCATGCAGCAGCACGCGCAACTCGTCGAATTTCACCGGTTTCGCCAGGTAGTCGCTCATGCCCGCAGCCAGACAGCGCTCGCGGTCGCCGCTGTGGCTGTGCGCGGTGATCGCCAGCACCGGCAGCTCGGCGCAGCCCGGCAGGGCGCGCAGTGCGCGGCAGGTGGCGAAGCCGTCCATCACCGGCATCTGGCAGTCGAGCAGCACCGCATCCACCGTCTCGCCGCGCAGCAACTCCAGCGCCTCGGCACCATTGTCGGCAGTGCGCACGCGGTAGCCGAGCTTGAGCAACATGCCGCGGGTTACCAGCTGGTTGATCGCATTGTCCTCGACGATCAGTACCGTGCATTGCTGCGCCTGGCGCTGCAGCGCGCCACCCTGCGGCCGTGCCGGGCGAACATCGCTGACCTGAGGTTGCAGCGGCAGAGTCAGCGGCACATCGAGGCGAAACCGACTGCCCTGCCCCGGCTGCGACTCGTGACTGAGCACGCCACCAAGCAGGTCGACCAGTTGCCTGCAGATCGCCAGGCCGATGCCCAGGCCGCCGTACTTGCGCGTCATCGAGCCATCGAGTTGATGGAAGCGCTGGTAAAGGTCGCCGTCGCCGGGCGCGAATCCGATCCCCGTATCGCTGACCACCACACTCAACGGCAGGTTGCTGCCCACGCTACCGACGCGGCCGACCTGCAAGGTCACGCCGCCCTGGCTGGTGAACTTGATGGCGTTGTCCAGCAGATAGCCCAGCGCCTGTGCCAGCTTGGCCGCGTCGCCTTCCAGGGTGTCGGGCAGGTTGTCGTCCAGCTCCAGGGCGAACGTCAGCCCCTTGTCTTCGGCGCGCGCCGCATACTGGGCACGCAGACCATCGAACAGCCCGCGCAGGCTGAACGTCTCGCGCCGCGGATAGAGCTTGCCAGCCTGCAATTCGGTGAGCGCGAGGATGTCGTTGACCATGCGCATCATGTCGCGCGCGGACGCTGCGGCGGTCTTCTGGTACTGCTCCAGTTCGATGTCCATCTTCACCGTCTGCATCAGTTCCAGCGAGCCGATCACCCCGTTCATCGGCGTACGCAGCTCATGGGTCACGGTGGCGAGGAATTCATCCTTGAAACGGTTGCTGTCGGCCAGTTCCTGGTTCAGCGTTTCGAGCTTGCGTCCGGCCTCCTGGAGAATGCGCGTGCGCTCTTCCTTCATCGCGTTGATGCGGTCAGCCAGCGCCAGCGACAGCAGGCCCACTTCCAGCGCCGAGCCGATCTGGCTGGCATACATGGTGAGAAAGACGTTGGGCAGGTAGCCCAGCACCATCAGCGTGTTGACGATGCCGCCGATGAGAAAGGCGGTCCAGGCGAAGATGAAGTAACGCGCCACGCGCATACCGCGCAGCCAGGCAAGCACCCCAGCAGCGAAGATCACCACGGTGAACAGCAGGGCCAGGTAGGTGGCCAGACGCAATGCCGTGGCATAACTGACGCTCAGCGCCAGGATCATCACCACGGCGCCGCAGGCCATCAGCAGCAGCAACAGGCGATCGACCCAGGGACTGTGTTCGCCAGTGTGCAGGAAGCTGCGGGCGAACTGGCAGCCGAACAAGGCGGCCGAGCCAATCAGAAATGGCGTCGCGGCATTGGCCCACCAGGGGTTGTTGGGCCAGAAATACTCGATGCCGGCACCGTTGACCGAGACCTGATACAGGCCGAACGAGGCGATATAAAGGATGTAATAGAGGTAGCTGGTGTCGCGCACGCTGAGGAAGATGAACAGGTTGTACACCAGCATCACCAGCAGCACGCCGTAGATGATGCCAAGCACGTAGATACGCGCGGGCTGCTCTTCCAGATAGGCGTTGGGCGCCCACAGGGTCAGCGGCGCCTGGATCGAACCCTGGCTTTCCAGGCGCAAATAGATGCGCTTGTTCTGGTTCGGCTCGAGGTTCAGCTCGAACAGGTAATTGTGCTGGCGGATCTGGCGAGTGACGAAAGGCAACGAATCGCCAGTACGCTGAGCCAGGACGAAGCCGCCGGCCTCGTCAGGGAGGTAGAGTTCAAGGTGATCGAGCGGCGGATAAGCCAGCTCCAGCAGCCAGTTGCGGTCCCCCTGCGCCTGGCGCGGCAGATAGTGCAGGTCCAGCCGCAGCCAGAATACCGAGCGCGAATAGCCGGCGTTGAGCACGGGCTTGTCATGCAGACGGAAACTACCTTGCACGGCGGGCGAGGCGATGTCGTCAATGCTGGCATCGCCGCGCACGTCCTCGAACACGTACATGCTCTGCCCCAGAGGCAAAGTGCGCATATGTTCGTCGAAGGTAACGGCGCCCACGAGCGAGGAAAAAACGAGGCTCACGATGAGCAGGAGCAGCCGGTACATACGACTCCAAAACCCTGTCGGACAACGCCCAGGCCCCCATTAGCCCATCAGATGGCGCCGTCACGCACGGCAGACTTATATTCGAATCGCTCTACTCTAGGGACTGTTGGGACGCTTTTCCAGATTCAGACGGCAGTTTAAGCAGCGCTTCACCTATGGCCTCGGCCAGATACTGCAGGGAAAACACGCCGCCATAGGTCCAGGTCGAGGGTATCGCGGCGAAGCGCTGCTCACGCACGAAAGGCATCGCCTGCCACAGTGGCGAGGCGAACAACTGCGCCTCCTGGGCAAAGGGTTCGATATGCAGCACGACGCCCTCTTCGATGCGACCCAGCGCGGTGATCGGTACCTGAGTGATGCCCCAGGGGCTCGGCGCCAGGTCCATCGCAGGCTGAAGGCCGAGCAGCGCCAGCGCATGTTGCGGCATGGAGTTGGGGCCGTTGATGAAGGCGGCCGTCGGCGACGAGAGGCGTATCACCGTGACGGCCGGCAGACGCTGCCCGTAATGAGCCCGTAGCCGCTCGCGCCATTGCGCCAGCTCGGCGTCCATCGCCTGCAGGCGTTGCTTGGCCAGCACCTCGCGGCCGAGTGCACGCGCCAGGTCGAGAAACGCCTCGCGCTGCACCTGCAAATTATCGTGCTGCTGGCTGAAACCTTGGTATACCTGAACCGGCGCAATACGCTCTAGCAACGGGCGGATGTCTTCCAGCAAAGGAGGGATGACGATCAACTCAGGCTGCAACTCGGCCAGCAATTCGAGATTGGGCTCCAGGCGCGAACCGCTCGACGGCACACCTGCGGGCAGCGTCGGCCGCACCACCCAGGCGCGGTAGTCACCGGCATCGGCGACGGTCAACGGCGTCACATCGAGCATCAGCAAATGCTCGGTGGCCTCCCAGCTCAGCGCGGCCACCCGTGGCTCAGCGCTGGCCCAGGCAGGCGTCAGCCAAAGCAGTAGAAAGCCGAGTAAGCAACGCCTCACGCCAACCTCCCACGGATGAGCAGGTAGACAAAATAGCTGCCACACAACACCGAGGCGACAATGCCCACCGGAATCTGCAACGGGAAGATCAGGGTGCGGCCGACCCAATCGGCCAGCAGCATCAGCACCGCGCCCAGCGAGGCCGCCAGCAGCAGCTGCGGCAGCACCCGGCGCGCGCCGAGCATCACCGCGATATGCGGGGCCAAAAGCCCCAGAAACGCCACTGGCCCGAGCAGACTGGTAACCAGCGCACACAGCAACGCCACCAGCACCAGCAGCACCAGACGCAAGCGCGGCACGTTCAAGCCGCGGCTGGCGGCCACCCCATCGCCGATGCCAATCAGCGTCAGCGCACGCTGGAACAGCAATGCCAGAGCGCCGAACAGCAGCACGCCAACCGTCAGCCACAATGCCTGTGCCGGTGTGGCGCGGTAGGTGGAGCCGGCCAGCCAGCCGAGCAACGCGAACGAGTCACCGCTGCCCTTGGCCAGCACGAACTGCAAGGCGGCGTTGAGCAGCGCGCCAAGGGAAATCCCCAGCAGCGCCATCAGCGCTGGTGAGTAGTGATGACGCCGGCCCAGCAGCATCAACACCGCCAGCACCGCCAGGCTACCGACGAAGGCCGCCAGCGGCGCGACCGCGCCGAACACCGCGCCACCGAAGATGATCAGCGCCAGCATCACCGCCAGCGTGGCACCCGCGGATAGACCGAGAATATCCGGGCTGGCCAGCGGGTTACGCAGCAGGCGCTGCAGCAGCAGACCGGAAATCGCCAAACCGGCGCCGGCAGAAGCCGCGGTGAGCACGCGCGGCCAGCGCAGCGACCAGACCAGCGCCGACGGCCACTGCAGGTGCCAGCCATCGACACCACGCGCCAGCCCGAGCGCCACGGTCAGCGCCAGCACGGCGAGAAGCGCCACCCACAGCGCACTGCGCCAGCCGAAACGCTCGGCGCCGCGCGGCAACTGAAGGCCGCGCGGGTCCTCCGCAGCCAGATGTCGGCGCGCCAGCCACAACAACACTGGCGCACCGATCAACGCCGCCGCCGCGCCACTGGGCACCAGTTGACCGCTGACACGATTGGCCAACAGCGCCAGGGCGTCGGTACCGAGCAGCAGCAAGGCACCGAGCAACGCGCTGTAGCACAGCTCATCACGCGCCGTACGGGCGCCAAGCATCTTCGCCAAATTCGGCGTGAGCAGGCCGATGAAACCGATCAGGCCGACCGCCGTGATCGACACCGAACATAGCCACAGCGCCGCCAGGAACAGCACCAGCATCACCGGCCACAGCGCCAGGCCACGGCCCTGAGCAGCATCGCCGCCAAGCTGCAGCAAGCTCAACGGCCGCGGTGCGAGGATCAGCAGCGGCACTGCCAGCAACAGCTTGGGCCACAGCCACTGCACCCAGTGCCAGTCGATCTGCGCCAGATCACCCGCGCCCCAGACGAACAACCCCTGGGTGTACTGGTTGTTGATCAGCACGAGCCCGGCAGCCAGCGCGCCGAGCAACAGGTTCATGGCCATGCCGCCCAGCACCAGCGGCAGCCCGCCGATGCCACTGCGCCCGGCAATCAGCAGCACCAGACCGACCGCCAGCAGTGCGCCGAGCAGTGCCGCCCACTGCCCGTGATCGGCCGCGAAGGTCGGCACCAGCAACGTGGCCAGCACCAGCCCGAGCCAGGCCCCGGACGAGGCACCGATGGTCATGGGGGAAACCAGGCGGTTCTGCGTGATCTGCTGCAACAGACTGCCGGACAGTCCCAGCGCAGCGCCGGTCAGCAGCGCCATGCTCAGCCTGGGTAGAGCCGACAGTTGCAGCTGCAGAAACTCGAAGCTGTGTTCGGCAGAAGCCAGCATCGCCCACAGCTCGAACGGATCAAGATCGGCCGCCAGCCACAGGTGCAGGAGTGCCAGGGGCAGCAGCGCGAGCAGCGTCAGAAGGTGGCGTGAGGGCGCCGAAACTGCCGCCATGCTCAGGCCACCACGGCAATCTTGCGGGCGCTGCCGGGCTGTTCGATCAGTTCGATATCGATGTCGTAGAGCTGGCTGAGCAACGGCCCGCTGAGCAGCTCGTCCGGGCTGCCATCGAAAAAGATCCGCCCCTGCTTGAGCGCGATCACCCGGTCGGCATGCCGCGCGGTGAGGTTGATGTCGTGGAGGATGGCAACGATGCCGCGCCCGCTGTCGCGGTTGAGCTGACGCAGCAGGCCCATCAGCTCGTACTGATGGGCCAGGTCCAGCGCCGAGGTTGGCTCGTCGAGCAGCAGCAGCGGTGATTGCTGAGCCAGCAGCATGGCGATCCAGGCGCGCTGGCGCTCACCGCCGGAGAGACTGTCGGCCAGGTGCTCGGCGTAGTGGGCGACATCGGTCTGCGCCAGCGCCTCATCGACGGCCGCGTGATCCTCGGCGCGCCAGCGACCCAGCAGGCCGCGCCAGGGAAAGCGCCCCAGATGCACCAGTTCGCGCACGGTCAGGCCAGCGACATCGGGCAGGTGCTGTGGCAGGAAGGCCACGCGCTGGGCAAAGTCACGGGCAGAAAAACCGGCCAGGGTACGCCCGTCCAGCTGCAGCGAACCTCGGGTCGGCTGCAGCTGCCGCGCCAGCAGGTTCATCAGGGTCGACTTGCCCGAGCCGTTGTGGCCGAGGATCACGGTGAAGCGATCACCTTCGAGGTGCAGTTCGTCCAGCGCCAGCGTCACCCGCTCGCCGCGGCGTACTTCGATATCACGCAACATCAACATGCCAGGGCCAGCTCCTCGCGCAGGCGCAGCAGGCGCTCGTCACGCCGTAGCTTCGGGCAGGTGCTGCACAGCTCGCCATCGCAACGCCGAAAATGCTGACAGCAGGCCTTGCGCTCCAGGGTCAGGCAGTCGCGGCCATCGTCCAGCCGCACCTCCAGCAGGTCGCTGCCACCACGCAAGTCCAATGCCTCCAGCCAGCGTGCCGCCAGCGCGCGCAGTTGCTGGTTGTCCAGAGTCAGC
Proteins encoded in this window:
- a CDS encoding TetR/AcrR family transcriptional regulator; translated protein: MAYRTTEARLDRDQALRARILDCALLRVAEGGFAALTMQALADDVGIATGSLYRHFRSKGELAAEVFASASQREVDALAAALRGPGSASERLRIGLEQFAARAWHSRRLAFALIAEPVDPEVDEQRLLYREAYAELFIDLLEEGAGAGEFRVEQIGLMAACLVGAIAEALVGPLSPPARAAREAGQPTLELAQVSASLATFCLRAVGAKEPMR
- a CDS encoding energy-coupling factor ABC transporter permease, whose amino-acid sequence is MHIEPGVVEGAKILLSYATVVTAFGLTAKLALDSVRNNGGVAALALRSLLTTALVFCFFEVFPHHAVGVSEVHLILGSTLLLLFGAGAAAIGLAAGLLLQGLLFAQFDLPQYGMNVTTLLIPLWGISLLAKRIVAPGTAYVDLSYKQALALSTAYQGGIVAWVGFWAFYGHGFSSENLAAVGSFGLAYMSVILVEPLIDLGVLAAAKALSRFSQGPLFNVRLHQPA
- the amn gene encoding AMP nucleosidase; this encodes MFSSTYAGKIGAYVQSGRCTVKACSDDFIIAYTPEEAVDRLAALHQEATGALSQALKRYLKERIRPDASEHCLFRYPELRLTYLCQGEVPTTVRAYAKVQVPGTYAITVTQPAAFRKYLLEQLRPLMNDFTLRVEVGRSQQNIPYPYVVEGGDELAGSGVTAAELARVFPSTDLSAATDGTADGLYDWENIDPLPLALFDAARTDFSLKRIQHYTGSDWRHVQPWILLTNYHRYVDQFIRHGLDMLVGDSRFTRMVLPGNVVIERGMAEGEMQAIIENVVWHRYQMPAYHLQAEDGHGITLVNIGVGPSNAKNITDHLAVLRPHCWLMIGHCGGLRQSQTIGDYVLAHAYMRRDGILDRVLPPHIPLPALAEVQQALQEAAKLVTGEEGDELKKRLRTGTVLTYDDRNWELRWAQERPLINLSRAVAVDMESGTIAAQGYRLRVPYGTLLCVSDKPLHSEIKLPGAAGAFYERAVTQHLHIGIAALELMRSQLNSLHSRKLRSFDEPPFR
- a CDS encoding ABC transporter ATP-binding protein — protein: MLMLRDIEVRRGERVTLALDELHLEGDRFTVILGHNGSGKSTLMNLLARQLQPTRGSLQLDGRTLAGFSARDFAQRVAFLPQHLPDVAGLTVRELVHLGRFPWRGLLGRWRAEDHAAVDEALAQTDVAHYAEHLADSLSGGERQRAWIAMLLAQQSPLLLLDEPTSALDLAHQYELMGLLRQLNRDSGRGIVAILHDINLTARHADRVIALKQGRIFFDGSPDELLSGPLLSQLYDIDIELIEQPGSARKIAVVA
- a CDS encoding ABC transporter substrate-binding protein, with the translated sequence MRRCLLGFLLLWLTPAWASAEPRVAALSWEATEHLLMLDVTPLTVADAGDYRAWVVRPTLPAGVPSSGSRLEPNLELLAELQPELIVIPPLLEDIRPLLERIAPVQVYQGFSQQHDNLQVQREAFLDLARALGREVLAKQRLQAMDAELAQWRERLRAHYGQRLPAVTVIRLSSPTAAFINGPNSMPQHALALLGLQPAMDLAPSPWGITQVPITALGRIEEGVVLHIEPFAQEAQLFASPLWQAMPFVREQRFAAIPSTWTYGGVFSLQYLAEAIGEALLKLPSESGKASQQSLE
- a CDS encoding hybrid sensor histidine kinase/response regulator, giving the protein MYRLLLLIVSLVFSSLVGAVTFDEHMRTLPLGQSMYVFEDVRGDASIDDIASPAVQGSFRLHDKPVLNAGYSRSVFWLRLDLHYLPRQAQGDRNWLLELAYPPLDHLELYLPDEAGGFVLAQRTGDSLPFVTRQIRQHNYLFELNLEPNQNKRIYLRLESQGSIQAPLTLWAPNAYLEEQPARIYVLGIIYGVLLVMLVYNLFIFLSVRDTSYLYYILYIASFGLYQVSVNGAGIEYFWPNNPWWANAATPFLIGSAALFGCQFARSFLHTGEHSPWVDRLLLLLMACGAVVMILALSVSYATALRLATYLALLFTVVIFAAGVLAWLRGMRVARYFIFAWTAFLIGGIVNTLMVLGYLPNVFLTMYASQIGSALEVGLLSLALADRINAMKEERTRILQEAGRKLETLNQELADSNRFKDEFLATVTHELRTPMNGVIGSLELMQTVKMDIELEQYQKTAAASARDMMRMVNDILALTELQAGKLYPRRETFSLRGLFDGLRAQYAARAEDKGLTFALELDDNLPDTLEGDAAKLAQALGYLLDNAIKFTSQGGVTLQVGRVGSVGSNLPLSVVVSDTGIGFAPGDGDLYQRFHQLDGSMTRKYGGLGIGLAICRQLVDLLGGVLSHESQPGQGSRFRLDVPLTLPLQPQVSDVRPARPQGGALQRQAQQCTVLIVEDNAINQLVTRGMLLKLGYRVRTADNGAEALELLRGETVDAVLLDCQMPVMDGFATCRALRALPGCAELPVLAITAHSHSGDRERCLAAGMSDYLAKPVKFDELRVLLHDWVLCRPATVSGGAAPV
- the fhuB gene encoding Fe(3+)-hydroxamate ABC transporter permease FhuB → MAAVSAPSRHLLTLLALLPLALLHLWLAADLDPFELWAMLASAEHSFEFLQLQLSALPRLSMALLTGAALGLSGSLLQQITQNRLVSPMTIGASSGAWLGLVLATLLVPTFAADHGQWAALLGALLAVGLVLLIAGRSGIGGLPLVLGGMAMNLLLGALAAGLVLINNQYTQGLFVWGAGDLAQIDWHWVQWLWPKLLLAVPLLILAPRPLSLLQLGGDAAQGRGLALWPVMLVLFLAALWLCSVSITAVGLIGFIGLLTPNLAKMLGARTARDELCYSALLGALLLLGTDALALLANRVSGQLVPSGAAAALIGAPVLLWLARRHLAAEDPRGLQLPRGAERFGWRSALWVALLAVLALTVALGLARGVDGWHLQWPSALVWSLRWPRVLTAASAGAGLAISGLLLQRLLRNPLASPDILGLSAGATLAVMLALIIFGGAVFGAVAPLAAFVGSLAVLAVLMLLGRRHHYSPALMALLGISLGALLNAALQFVLAKGSGDSFALLGWLAGSTYRATPAQALWLTVGVLLFGALALLFQRALTLIGIGDGVAASRGLNVPRLRLVLLVLVALLCALVTSLLGPVAFLGLLAPHIAVMLGARRVLPQLLLAASLGAVLMLLADWVGRTLIFPLQIPVGIVASVLCGSYFVYLLIRGRLA
- a CDS encoding acyl-CoA dehydrogenase family protein gives rise to the protein MKPSLHAETHEVFNQVPSLDGANLYRLDLPLQEWIRRYDGAWAHERLSAYGALAGGALMQAGFLANENKPVFKSHDRYGNRIDLVEFHPAYHELMRTAVEHGLPSLPWTDPRAGAHVARAGLTYMHSQAEAASGCPLTMTFAAVPAIRLQPNVAEQWLPKILATEYDPRNLPMEQKTGVTIGMAMTEKQGGTDVRANTTRAYPIGLGGPGQGYELVGHKWFCSAPMCDAFLTLAYTDKGLSCFLLPRHRPDGTRNAFYIQRLKNKLGNWANASSEVEYRGAFAWMLGEEGRGVPTIIEMVAMTRFDCMVGSSSLMRQALTQAAHHCAHRQVGGKLLADQPLMQNVLADLALESEAALALCMRMGRALDHAHDAQEDKFARLVTAVGKYWICKRAPEMIYEASECMGGAGYVEETIMPRLYREAPVNSIWEGSGNVQCLDVLRALSKEPGVLDALFAELGDGHGDARLKAHIQRLKADFADTADIQYRARQLTEDMAVALQAKLLLEAGNATVSDAFIASRLEGRGRVYGTLPRGVDVEALLARSTPHLV